From Syntrophaceae bacterium, one genomic window encodes:
- a CDS encoding YwbE family protein, translated as MSGNRRSDIRPGLRVKVVQKPDQSSGRLTEGIVRDILTKSPSHPHGIKVRLQSGIVGRVKEILDS; from the coding sequence ATATCAGACCCGGGTTGCGCGTGAAAGTGGTCCAGAAGCCGGACCAGTCGAGCGGCAGGCTGACAGAGGGCATCGTCCGGGATATCCTCACCAAGTCGCCAAGTCACCCCCACGGCATCAAGGTGCGTCTCCAGAGCGGCATTGTCGGCCGCGTCAAAGAGATCCTGGATTCATGA
- a CDS encoding YaiI/YqxD family protein: protein MRIYVDADGFPNAAKDLLIRAALRLQVAVVFVANKPVRYEPSGILSSVIVPEGPDLADDRIVEMAQPGDLVITADIPLADRVVARGAFALNYRGKLYTEDNIKDRLATRDLLNELRDGGLMTGGPPAFGKKDCQAFVNQLDSFLTKRLKEKNPKE from the coding sequence ATGCGGATCTATGTCGATGCAGACGGATTTCCGAATGCGGCCAAAGATCTGTTGATCAGGGCCGCCCTGCGGCTGCAGGTGGCCGTGGTGTTCGTGGCCAATAAGCCTGTCCGATACGAACCGTCGGGCATTCTGTCGAGCGTTATTGTCCCTGAAGGCCCCGATCTTGCCGACGATCGCATCGTGGAAATGGCGCAGCCGGGAGACCTGGTGATCACGGCCGATATCCCGCTTGCAGACCGGGTGGTTGCCAGGGGCGCCTTTGCACTCAACTACAGAGGCAAGCTTTATACGGAAGACAACATCAAGGACAGGCTGGCAACGCGCGACCTGCTGAACGAGCTTAGAGACGGCGGCCTGATGACGGGCGGTCCGCCGGCATTTGGCAAGAAAGACTGCCAGGCCTTCGTCAACCAGCTGGACAGCTTTCTGACCAAGAGGTTGAAAGAGAAGAACCCGAAG